One Loxodonta africana isolate mLoxAfr1 chromosome 4, mLoxAfr1.hap2, whole genome shotgun sequence genomic region harbors:
- the LOC100658073 gene encoding olfactory receptor 6C68, whose translation MWKCIHHDLILLLNSPVQISLTFTCRLCFPQKSIMRNHTAITTFILLGLTEDPQLQVLLFIFLLTTYVLSVTGNLTIITLTLVDPHLKTPMYFFLQNFSFLEISFTTACVPRFLYSISTGDRTVTYNACAIQLFFTDLFGVTEFFLLATMSYDRYVAICKPLHYMTIMSKKVCKTMVICCWMAAFMIILPPLSLGFNLEFCDSNVIDHFGCDASPLLKISCSDTWLIEQMVIACAVLTLIITLVCVVLSYIYIMKTILKFPAVQQRKKAFSTCSSHMIVVSITYGSCIFIYVNPSAKEEVEINKGVSVLISSISPMLNPFIYTLRNKQVKQSFNDSLKKIASLSKK comes from the coding sequence ATGTGGAAATGTATTCATCACGACCTGATTTTGTTACTGAATTCACCAGTTCAAATCTCTCTGACATTCACATGCAGGCTTTGCTTTCCCCAGAAGTCAATAATGAGAAACCACACAGCAATAACGACATTCATCCTTCTGGGACTGACGGAAGATCCTCAGCTGcaggttttgctttttattttcctacttacCACCTACGTGTTGAGTGTAACTGGAAATCTGACCATCATCACCCTCACCTTGGTGGATCCCCACCTTAAAAcacccatgtattttttcctccaAAATTTCTCTTTCCTAGAAATCTCATTTACAACTGCCTGTGTTCCAAGATTCCTGTACAGTATATCAACTGGAGACAGAACAGTTACCTACAACGCATGTGCCATTCAACTATTTTTTACAGATCTCTTTGGGGTGACTGAATTTTTCCTTTTGGCCACCATGTCttatgatcgctatgtggccatctgtaaaccCTTGCATTATATGACAATCATGAGCAAAAAAGTATGTAAAACCATGGTTATCTGCTGTTGGATGGCAGCATTTATGATCATCCTCCCACCACTTAGCTTAGGTTTTAATCTGGAATTCTGTGACTCTAATGTCATTGATCATTTTGGCTGTGATGCATCTCCTCTCCTGAAAATCTCATGCTCAGACACGTGGCTAATTGAGCAGATGGTTATAGCCTGTGCTGTGCTGACCCTCATCATTACCCTGGTATGTGTAGTTCTCTCCTACATATATATCATGAAGACAATTCTAAAATTCCCTGCTGTTCAACAAAGGAAAAAGGccttttccacttgttcttcccacatgattgtagtttccATCACCTATGGCAGCTGCATCTTCATCTATGTCAATCCTTCTGCAAAAGAAGAGGTAGAAATTAATAAAGGTGTGTCAGTACTCATTTCATCCATATCACCAATGTTGAATCCTTTCATATATACCCTGAGGAATAAGCAAGTTAAACAATCCTTTAATGACTCACTCAAAAAAATTGCATCCCTCTCAAAGAAGTAA
- the LOC100661595 gene encoding olfactory receptor 6C2-like: MRNQTALTTFILLGLTDDPQLQILIFIFLFLSYMLSVTGNLTIIILTLVDSHLKTPMYLFLQNFSFLEISFTTACVPRFLYSISSGDRSITYGACASQLLFIDLFAVTEFFLLATMSYDRYVAICKPLHYTTIMSNRVCKNFILFCWAAALVIILPPISLGLGLEFCDSNVIDHFCCDASPILKISCSDTWLIEQMVIACAVLTFIITLMCVVLSYIYIIRTILRFPSAQRKKKAFSTCSSHMIVVSITYGSCIFIYVKPTAKDEVAINKGISLLITSISPMLNPFIYTLRNKQVKQAFNDSMKKKCTLLKDVKVKGRLMNPIKREDEWSQT, encoded by the coding sequence ATGAGAAATCAAACAGCACTAACAACCTTCATCTTGCTGGGACTGACAGATGATCCTCAGCTGCAAATTCTGATCTTTatctttctatttctttcctaTATGTTAAGTGTAACTGGAAACCTAACCATCATCATCCTCACTCTGGTGGATTCTCACCTTAAAACACCAATGTATCTTTTCCttcaaaatttctccttcttagaaatttCATTCACAACTGCTTGTGTTCCCAGATTCTTGTATAGCATATCTTCTGGGGACAGGTCCATCACCTATGGTGCTTGTGCCAGTCAACTCTTATTTATAGACCTCTTTGCAGTAACAGAATTCTTTCTCCTGGCCACCATGTcctatgatcgctatgtggccatctgcaaaccACTGCATTACACAACCATCATGAGCAACAGAGTATGCAAGAACTTCATCCTCTTTTGTTGGGCAGCAGCACTGGTGATCATTCTTCCACCAATTAGTTTGGGTTTGGGCCTGGAGTTCTGTGATTCTAACGTCATTGATCATTTTTGCTGTGATGCATCTCCTATCCTGAAGATCTCTTGCTCAGACACATGGCTGATAGAACAGATGGTTATCGCGTGTGCTGTGTTGACATTCATCATCACCCTCATGTGTGTAGTTCTTTCCTACATCTATATCATCAGGACAATCCTAAGGTTCCCCTCTGCCCAGCGAAAGAAAAAGGCATtctccacttgttcttcccacatgattgttGTTTCCATTACTTATGGTAGCTGCATCTTCATTTATGTCAAACCTACGGCCAAGGACGAGGTGGCAATTAATAAAGGCATTTCACTCCTTATTACTTCTATTTCACCAATGTTGAATCCCTTTATTTACACACTGAGAAACAAGCAAGTGAAGCAAGCTTTCAAtgactcaatgaaaaaaaaatgcactctTCTCAAAGATGTGAAGGTAAAAGGAAGGTTGATGAATCCAATTAAAAGAGAGGATGAATGGTCACAAACCTGA